One genomic window of Myxococcales bacterium includes the following:
- the atpH gene encoding ATP synthase F1 subunit delta translates to MQAGSLARRYARAIMDLAVAANVIDQVAADLRGLAAAYKTAPELGEVLGNHSYPKAKRRAIVDALLARLAAQPLTKTFCNLLLDNERLAVVPDIAREVDAMVEERAGRVAAEVVSATVLTPAQVTQLTATLERLSGKKVVLSKREDPTLLGGVVAKVGDVVYDGSLRTQLRVLRDELSR, encoded by the coding sequence ATGCAGGCTGGTAGCCTCGCGCGCCGCTACGCGCGCGCCATCATGGATCTGGCGGTCGCCGCCAACGTCATCGACCAGGTCGCCGCCGACCTGCGCGGCCTGGCCGCCGCCTACAAGACCGCGCCCGAGCTGGGCGAGGTGCTCGGCAACCACTCGTACCCCAAGGCCAAGCGCCGCGCGATCGTCGACGCGCTGCTGGCCCGGCTCGCGGCCCAGCCGCTGACCAAGACGTTCTGCAACCTGCTGCTCGACAACGAGCGCCTCGCGGTCGTCCCCGACATCGCGCGCGAGGTCGACGCGATGGTCGAGGAGCGCGCCGGGCGGGTCGCGGCCGAGGTGGTCTCGGCCACCGTGCTCACCCCAGCCCAGGTCACGCAGCTCACCGCCACGCTCGAGCGCCTGTCGGGCAAGAAGGTCGTCCTCTCCAAGCGCGAGGATCCCACCCTGCTCGGCGGCGTCGTCGCCAAGGTCGGCGACGTCGTCTACGACGGCAGCCTGCGCACCCAGCTCCGGGTCCTGCGCGACGAGCTGTCCCGCTAG